The following are encoded in a window of Terriglobales bacterium genomic DNA:
- a CDS encoding complex I subunit 1 family protein yields the protein VVMTTFTGLGAYGIGDAAASGTLSMIGIVQAQQQQHVWFIFKFFPVGLIAFFIFAVAMIAETNRAPFDLPEAESELVAGFHTEYSGLRWSLFMLGEYAAMVAVSSIAITLWLGGWMRPFPAVHGSPISIPFFWEHPELGVVDFISSLVPALVLFVLAFFAFFNAVRMPKHPLLKIQTIGLYAFGLVLGGIGLILLVPPVRDRIQDIFWFVFKIAVFMYLYIWYRATWPRYRFDQLMKVGWKILLPLGLAVLLLTGIIGLAPEIFGWLKGVV from the coding sequence CGTCGTGATGACCACCTTCACCGGTCTCGGAGCGTACGGCATCGGCGACGCGGCGGCCAGCGGAACGCTGAGCATGATCGGCATCGTGCAGGCGCAGCAGCAACAGCACGTGTGGTTCATTTTCAAGTTTTTCCCGGTCGGCCTGATCGCGTTCTTCATCTTCGCGGTCGCCATGATCGCGGAAACCAACCGCGCTCCTTTCGACCTGCCGGAAGCGGAATCGGAACTGGTTGCCGGCTTCCACACCGAGTACAGCGGCCTGCGTTGGTCCTTATTCATGCTTGGCGAATACGCCGCGATGGTAGCGGTCAGCTCCATCGCGATCACCCTCTGGCTGGGGGGATGGATGCGGCCTTTCCCCGCCGTTCATGGCTCGCCGATCAGCATCCCGTTTTTCTGGGAGCATCCTGAACTCGGCGTAGTGGACTTCATCTCCTCGCTGGTGCCGGCTTTGGTGCTGTTCGTGCTCGCCTTCTTTGCCTTTTTTAATGCCGTGCGCATGCCGAAGCACCCGCTGCTCAAGATCCAGACGATCGGCCTTTACGCGTTCGGACTGGTGCTCGGCGGGATTGGTCTTATCCTGCTTGTCCCGCCGGTCCGCGACCGCATCCAGGACATTTTCTGGTTCGTCTTCAAGATCGCCGTTTTCATGTATCTGTACATCTGGTATCGCGCGACCTGGCCCCGCTACCGCTTCGACCAATTGATGAAGGTTGGCTGGAAAATTCTTCTGCCGCTTGGACTTGCTGTCCTGCTCCTGACGGGAATCATTGGTCTGGCTCCGGAGATTTTCGGGTGGCTGAAAGGAGTGGTGTAA